Proteins encoded within one genomic window of Brassica rapa cultivar Chiifu-401-42 chromosome A09, CAAS_Brap_v3.01, whole genome shotgun sequence:
- the LOC103833862 gene encoding short-chain dehydrogenase TIC 32, chloroplastic, with the protein MWPFWWKGASGFSAHSTAEQVTHGIDGTALTAIITGASSGIGEETTRVLALRGVHVVMAVRNTDSGNQVRAKILKDTPEAKIDVMKLDLSSMASVRSFASEFKSLDLPLNLLINNAGIMACPYTLSSDNIELQFATNHLGHFLLTNLLLDTMKKTANESNTEGRIVILSSEGHRYAYREGIRFDKINDEASYNTLQAYGQSKLCNILHATELARLFKEQGVNITANSLHPGSIMTNLLRYHSFINTLGNAVGKYVLKSIPQGAATTCYAALHPQAKGVSGEYLMDNNISSPNSQGKDTDLAKKLWEFSLSLTGEEEL; encoded by the exons atgtgGCCTTTTTGGTGGAAAGGAGCATCTGGATTCTCAGCTCACTCCACAGCTGAACAAGTCACTCATGGAATCGACGGTACTGCTCTCACCGCAATCATCACAG GAGCATCAAGTGGTATTGGAGAAGAGACTACGCGAGTTCTTGCTCTTCGTGGTGTTCATGTCGTAATGGCTGTGAGAAACACAGATTCTGGTAATCAAGTCAGAGCAAAGATACTTAAGGACACACCTGAAGCTAAGATTGATGTTATGAAGTTAGATCTTAGCTCAATGGCTTCCGTCAGGAGCTTTGCATCAGAATTCAAGTCCTTGGACCTTCCATTGAATCTTCTCAT tAATAATGCAGGGATCATGGCATGTCCCTACACGCTCTCAAGCGACAACATTGAGTTACAGTTTGCAACCAATCATTTGG GTCATTTTCTGTTGACGAACCTTCTTCTGGATACGATGAAGAAAACAGCTAATGAAAGCAATACTGAAGGTAGAATTGTCATTCTCTCATCGGAAGGTCATCGATATGCTTACCGGGAAGGGATTCGGTTTGACAAAATAAATGACGAAGCAAG TTACAACACTTTGCAAGCGTATGGTCAGTCAAAGCTCTGTAACATATTGCACGCAACTGAGCTCGCTAGGCTGTTCAAG GAACAAGGTGTGAATATCACTGCCAATTCACTTCATCCCGGATCCATCATGACCAATCTTTTGCGCTACCACAGCTTCATAAATA CACTTGGAAACGCTGTGGGCAAGTATGTGCTTAAAAGTATCCCACAG GGAGCCGCAACTACATGTTACGCAGCGCTGCACCCGCAAGCAAAGGGAGTGAGTGGGGAGTACTTGATGGACAACAACATATCTAGCCCGAATTCTCAGGGTAAAGACACAGATTTGGCCAAGAAACTGTGGGAGTTTAGTTTGAGTCTAACTGGTGAAGAAGAATTATAG
- the LOC103833863 gene encoding putative cysteine-rich receptor-like protein kinase 35, translated as MDYLQRKATHGLPCNFLTSKHKAFGSDLERMKLKTSCLHIFCSFLISLDAVSAQICLNGYFRPNSAYHSNRRQILSSIASNVTSHNGFFNSSIGQIPNRIFITGMCIPETKPESCSDCIEDASERLLEGCPNQTEAYSWPDLCMVRYSNVSYTGSLVMEPSHVICDPGDINVDLTVVDRVYDELMVRTTAAASNRSSSFEQKYYAAEAASLKNFETMYTMMQCAPDVSSQDCEFCLNKSVAEYKSSCRGKQGGWVSRPSCYFRWEMYSFSEAFDTITLPPPSLTPPASDGATTTGKDGKTNLTGTIVGVVVPTIVIFLAVLIIRFTVCRRKKSEPGDDITRTSSLQFCFKTIETATDKFSDSNLIGRGGFGEVYRGRLPSGTEVAVKRLSKSSGQGAQEFKNEAVLVTKLQHKNLVGVLGFCLEGEEKILVYEFVPNKSLDYFLFDPEKQGKLDWTRRYNIIQGTARGLLYLHHDSSLTIIHRDLKASNILLDAHMNPKIADFGMARIFGVDQSQANTKRIVGTYGYMSPEYARCGHFSMKSDVYSFGVMILEIISGKRNSSFYHIDDSAGNLVTHVWRLWRNGSQLELVDPTLEENYESDDVIRCIHIALLCVQENPVDRPMLPAIILMLTRSKTTLPVPRAPGFCFSSMSGFASQSTSRSIPGSINDVTFTKLDPR; from the exons ATGGATTATCTGCAAAGAAAAGCCACACACGGTTTGCCTTGTAATTTTCTAACATCTAAACACAAAGCCTTTGGTTCTGATCTTGAGAGGATGAAGCTCAAGACTTCATGTTTACATATCTTCTGTTCTTTCCTCATAAGCTTGGATGCTGTTTCTGCACAAATCTGCTTGAATGGTTACTTTAGACCCAATAGTGCGTACCATTCAAACCGTCGTCAGATACTGTCTTCTATTGCTTCTAATGTCACGTCTCACAACGGTTTCTTCAACTCCTCCATCGGTCAAATTCCCAACAGGATCTTCATCACTGGCATGTGCATCCCTGAGACTAAACCAGAGTCTTGTTCAGATTGCATTGAAGACGCATCAGAGAGATTGTTAGAGGGCTGTCCTAATCAAACGGAAGCTTATTCATGGCCAGATCTTTGTATGGTGCGTTATTCAAACGTTTCTTATACTGGATCACTCGTTATGGAACCGTCTCATGTGATTTGCGATCCCGGAGATATCAATGTTGATTTGACAGTGGTTGATAGAGTCTATGATGAGTTAATGGTTCGTACAACAGCTGCAGCTTCAAATAGATCATCATCATTTGAACAAAAGTACTATGCAGCTGAGGCTGCTTCTTTGAAAAATTTCGAAACTATGTACACGATGATGCAGTGTGCACCTGATGTTTCCTCACAGGATTGTGAGTTTTGTCTCAACAAAAGTGTGGCTGAGTATAAGTCATCTTGTCGCGGTAAACAAGGTGGTTGGGTTAGCCGACCAAGTTGCTATTTCCGTTGGGAGATGtattctttttctgaagctttTGATACTATCACATTGCCACCACCTTCTCTGACTCCTCCTGCTAGCGATGGTGCAACTACAACCGGGAAAG ATGGAAAAACAAATTTGACAGGGACTATTGTGGGAGTTGTTGTCCCTACCATCGTTATCTTCTTGGCAGTGCTTATTATAAGATTCACGGTTTGCAGGAGAAAAAAATCAGAACCTGGTGATGATATCACCCGAACAAGCTCATTGCAGTTCTGTTTTAAGACAATCGAAACTGCAACTGATAAGTTTTCGGACAGTAACCTGATAGGACGAGGTGGATTTGGTGAAGTTTACAGG GGAAGGCTTCCAAGTGGAACTGAAGTAGCCGTGAAGAGGCTGTCGAAATCATCAGGGCAGGGCGCGCAAGAGTTCAAGAATGAGGCTGTTCTTGTGACAAAGCTTCAGCACAAGAATCTGGTTGGAGTTCTTGGGTTTTGtttggaaggagaagaaaaaatACTCGTCTATGAGTTTGTACCCAACAAAAGCCTTGACTATTTTCTCTTTG ATCCTGAAAAGCAAGGCAAACTTGATTGGACAAGACGGTACAACATTATTCAAGGGACTGCTCGAGGACTTCTATATCTTCATCATGATTCAAGTCTTACAATCATACATCGTGATCTCAAAGCGAGTAACATTCTATTAGATGCCCACATGAACCCGAAAATCGCAGATTTTGGCATGGCGAGGATATTTGGAGTTGATCAATCTCAAGCCAACACAAAAAGAATCGTTGGAACATA TGGTTATATGTCTCCAGAATATGCAAGGTGTGGCCATTTCTCCATGAAATCTGATGTGTACAGCTTTGGAGTTATGATTTTGGAGATTATAAGTGGCAAAAGGAATAGCAGCTTCTACCACATTGATGATTCTGCTGGCAACTTGGTCACACAT GTTTGGAGGCTTTGGAGAAACGGGTCACAATTAGAACTCGTGGATCCGACATTGGAAGAGAATTATGAGAGTGACGATGTTATTAGATGCATTCATATTGCACTTTTATGCGTTCAAGAAAACCCTGTAGATCGTCCAATGTTGCCAGCAATCATCTTGATGCTCACTAGAAGCAAAACCACTTTACCTGTGCCTCGAGCGCCCGGATTTTGCTTCTCAAGCATGAGTGGTTTTGCCTCACAATCCACGAGCAGGTCTATTCCAGGTTCTATCAATGATGTGACGTTTACAAAACTAGATCCTCGTTGA